In a single window of the Lusitaniella coriacea LEGE 07157 genome:
- a CDS encoding cytochrome b N-terminal domain-containing protein, whose amino-acid sequence MNKDVRFAGKIGQLASHFPQEWQEYQDWLGDIIAARDVLAERYPAWQVALIFRWRLFYFVTYLASLILLNWLKHLLFESKDLNKKTLSEMDGTMTQSSYRYILQRAATLLAVAELTLCGIAALTGIMLAFYYQPTAMGAYQSLETIAREVANGSLILSLHNIAGNALIIVALIQIIVLFLGREFLLSWFAGWISGILLTLTAIGLSWTAILLTWEQTSFWRFKVELSTVASIPLVGSLLRNILSGGGGINSITLQHMYALHSYILAIAAILLSIAHLVALIFQEQSWKSFETLQGKQGGESTPNSDSLSV is encoded by the coding sequence ATGAATAAAGACGTTCGATTCGCTGGCAAAATTGGTCAACTCGCCAGCCATTTTCCCCAAGAATGGCAAGAATACCAAGATTGGCTCGGAGATATTATTGCCGCACGAGATGTTTTAGCAGAACGTTATCCCGCGTGGCAGGTGGCATTAATTTTTCGCTGGCGTTTATTTTATTTCGTCACTTATCTCGCCAGCCTTATTCTCCTCAATTGGCTGAAACATCTGCTCTTTGAGAGCAAGGATTTGAACAAAAAAACCTTATCTGAAATGGATGGAACGATGACTCAATCAAGCTATCGCTACATTCTCCAACGTGCAGCCACGCTCTTAGCCGTCGCAGAACTGACCCTATGTGGCATCGCAGCGCTAACAGGCATCATGCTTGCATTCTACTATCAGCCAACCGCGATGGGCGCTTATCAATCCCTCGAAACAATCGCTCGCGAAGTGGCAAACGGTTCCCTCATTCTCAGCCTGCATAATATCGCAGGTAACGCCCTGATTATTGTCGCCCTGATTCAAATCATCGTCCTATTTTTAGGGCGCGAGTTCTTGCTATCTTGGTTCGCCGGTTGGATTAGCGGCATTCTATTAACCCTCACCGCCATTGGACTCAGTTGGACGGCAATCTTGCTGACATGGGAACAAACGAGTTTTTGGCGCTTTAAGGTGGAGCTTAGTACCGTTGCCTCAATTCCCCTAGTGGGTTCACTCCTCCGAAACATTCTGTCCGGTGGGGGAGGGATTAACAGCATCACCTTGCAACATATGTATGCGCTACACAGTTATATCCTGGCAATTGCCGCTATCCTACTCTCTATTGCTCATCTCGTCGCGCTCATCTTCCAAGAACAAAGTTGGAAATCTTTTGAGACTCTCCAAGGAAAACAAGGGGGTGAATCCACCCCAAACAGCGATTCTCTCTCTGTTTAA
- a CDS encoding PepSY domain-containing protein, with amino-acid sequence MPISKARLRQIHFTLAPILLFSVLLSLLTGSLFQVAVLTNRANDFLWLLELHKGKFGQINLEMIYPFQRFYSVCNRGILAKVCFPEFGGDFSLPRAIKEG; translated from the coding sequence ATGCCAATTTCCAAAGCTCGCTTGCGCCAAATTCACTTTACCCTTGCTCCGATCCTCTTGTTCTCGGTACTGCTGTCATTGCTGACGGGATCGCTGTTTCAGGTTGCTGTTTTGACCAATAGAGCGAACGATTTTTTGTGGTTGTTGGAGTTGCACAAGGGAAAGTTTGGGCAAATTAATTTAGAAATGATTTATCCGTTTCAAAGATTCTATTCAGTTTGCAATCGCGGAATTTTAGCTAAAGTCTGCTTCCCAGAATTTGGCGGTGATTTTAGTTTACCCAGAGCGATTAAAGAGGGTTAA
- a CDS encoding PadR family transcriptional regulator — MRDRDLSLTPNQETILSALRFRKRYGLEILEAIEKSGGKQIGFNSLYPNLKKLEKKGFVKSEWGNEPPEEHSGARRKYYQITGIGVQALEAKQQLLERVARWTPELEGV, encoded by the coding sequence ATGCGCGATCGCGATTTAAGTCTGACCCCCAACCAAGAAACGATCCTCTCAGCGCTTCGTTTTCGCAAGCGCTATGGCTTAGAAATACTAGAAGCAATCGAGAAAAGTGGCGGCAAGCAAATCGGGTTTAACTCGCTTTACCCCAACTTGAAGAAACTGGAGAAAAAAGGATTTGTGAAATCTGAATGGGGTAACGAACCGCCAGAGGAGCATAGCGGAGCCAGACGGAAATACTACCAAATTACAGGAATTGGCGTGCAAGCCCTCGAAGCCAAGCAGCAATTACTCGAGCGTGTCGCGCGCTGGACTCCGGAACTTGAAGGGGTATGA
- the purD gene encoding phosphoribosylamine--glycine ligase: protein MKVLVIGNGGREHAIAWKLLQSPKVKKVLCIPGNGGTTSMEGCQTLPMRTDDFEGIARFVLVQGISLVVIGPELPLSMGIADYLQQQNIKVFGPNQAGAQIESSKAWAKELMVEAGVPTAGAEVFSDAEAAKAYVSQQGAPIVVKADGLAAGKGVVVAATVEEAHCAIADLSNQGFRLFVIEEYLTGQEVSVLALSDGLTVRPLIPAQDHKQIGEGDTGANTGGMGAYAPTPIVDADCLERIEREVLQPTLATLQKRGIDYRGILYAGLKIAPDGQPKVLEFNCRFGDPETQAVLPLLETPLEQLFLACIEQRLEELPPISWKSGSAVCVVAASQGYPGSYKRGYPISGVQQATESGAIVFHAGTKIQQNQLVTDGGRVLGVTAMGETFEDAIAQAYQSIDCIEFEGIYYRKDIGHRIK, encoded by the coding sequence ATGAAAGTCTTGGTCATTGGGAATGGGGGACGCGAACACGCGATCGCGTGGAAGTTGTTACAATCGCCGAAAGTCAAAAAAGTCCTTTGCATCCCTGGAAACGGGGGAACCACTTCAATGGAAGGATGCCAGACCCTTCCGATGCGAACCGATGACTTTGAGGGAATTGCCCGTTTTGTTTTGGTGCAAGGCATCAGTTTAGTGGTGATTGGGCCCGAACTGCCCTTGTCGATGGGAATTGCGGATTATCTCCAACAGCAAAATATTAAGGTTTTTGGGCCCAACCAAGCAGGAGCGCAAATTGAATCGAGTAAAGCTTGGGCAAAAGAATTGATGGTGGAAGCGGGGGTTCCCACTGCTGGTGCGGAAGTTTTTTCTGATGCGGAAGCAGCGAAAGCTTATGTCAGCCAACAGGGTGCGCCGATTGTCGTCAAAGCAGACGGACTCGCCGCAGGAAAAGGCGTGGTGGTTGCCGCTACAGTAGAAGAAGCCCATTGCGCGATCGCGGATCTTTCCAATCAAGGCTTTCGCCTCTTCGTCATTGAAGAATATTTAACGGGTCAAGAAGTCTCTGTACTCGCGTTGAGCGACGGTTTAACCGTTCGTCCCCTAATTCCGGCACAGGATCACAAACAAATCGGAGAAGGGGATACAGGAGCCAATACCGGGGGAATGGGAGCCTATGCGCCGACCCCCATCGTTGACGCAGACTGCTTGGAACGAATCGAGCGAGAGGTTTTACAACCCACCCTGGCAACGCTGCAAAAGCGCGGCATCGACTACCGAGGCATTCTCTACGCCGGATTGAAGATCGCGCCTGACGGTCAACCGAAAGTATTGGAATTTAACTGTCGTTTTGGCGATCCTGAAACCCAAGCAGTTCTCCCCCTGTTGGAAACGCCCTTAGAGCAACTCTTTCTGGCTTGTATCGAACAGCGATTGGAAGAATTGCCGCCAATTTCTTGGAAATCAGGGAGTGCGGTTTGTGTTGTAGCAGCATCCCAGGGCTATCCGGGTTCCTACAAAAGAGGCTACCCCATCTCCGGGGTGCAACAAGCCACAGAATCCGGCGCGATCGTTTTTCATGCAGGAACGAAGATACAACAAAACCAACTGGTTACCGACGGGGGGCGGGTTTTAGGGGTCACGGCGATGGGAGAAACCTTTGAGGACGCGATCGCGCAAGCTTACCAAAGCATCGACTGCATCGAATTTGAAGGCATTTACTATCGCAAAGATATCGGTCATCGCATCAAATAG